Proteins found in one Gemmatimonadota bacterium genomic segment:
- a CDS encoding carboxypeptidase-like regulatory domain-containing protein: MRTSHPGRPSAPLTVSRSLLAATVRWFVVALALGVGVAACRDGQTGALTAFGDGATIEGDVLDTDGGGVAGVRVTLVGGDGVARSTVTDSRGQYRFSAIDPGFWTLTVEPPLGYVPIAGETLQRQIDLVADAVVRQSFVLASL, from the coding sequence ATGCGCACATCGCACCCGGGGCGGCCATCCGCCCCCCTGACCGTCTCGCGCTCCCTCCTCGCTGCGACCGTCCGCTGGTTCGTGGTCGCCCTCGCGCTCGGTGTGGGCGTGGCGGCCTGCCGGGACGGCCAGACCGGGGCGCTCACCGCCTTCGGTGACGGCGCCACCATCGAAGGGGACGTCCTCGACACGGATGGCGGCGGCGTGGCCGGTGTGCGCGTCACCCTGGTGGGCGGCGACGGCGTGGCCCGGAGCACCGTGACGGACTCCCGCGGCCAGTACCGCTTCAGCGCCATCGATCCCGGCTTCTGGACCCTGACGGTGGAGCCGCCGCTCGGCTACGTGCCGATCGCGGGGGAGACGCTGCAGCGGCAGATCGACCTGGTGGCGGATGCGGTGGTGCG